In the genome of Zonotrichia albicollis isolate bZonAlb1 chromosome 7, bZonAlb1.hap1, whole genome shotgun sequence, the window CCTGAGGCTGCCGAGTCCATTAAGGCACAACTCGAGGATCTGTAAACACTGGTGCCCAGCCCGGGCACGGCCCGAGGCTCCGGCCGGCGATTCAAGTAAGGGTGGCAGCGAGACCGTGGCTCCCCAGCGGTGCCGCTCCTCGCAGCATCCTTGGTCACCTCCTGCCCGGGGGCGGCTTCAGGGCCACCTTGGGCGGGGGACACCGCTGAAAGGGGCTCGGTGGGAGGGTCGGTACCGGCGGCCCCTCGCCCTGGCTCGGCGCTTTGCTCTTCAGCGCTGGCAGAGGTTTGCTGGGCGGCTTCGGCTTCGCCTGGCGGGAGGAGAGACCCGGCTGCCTCACCTGGACGGGCACCCAGCAGGGACCCGGAGGGGCAGGGGGCGAGGAAGGGTCCCCAATCCCCTCCAAGCCACCGCACAGGTGGGACTGTGGCCGTCGGGAGGGAAGGTGGGGTTACCTGCGGGGGCCATTCCGGGAGGCACCGAGGCGGCCCCGGTGGCCGCGGGGCCAGCACGGGGCTGTGAGCCCGGGTGACCCGCGGGGCCGCCGTGCTGCtcagcaggctgggctggccgATGTCCCCGCGGCTCAGCTGCCGGCGGCCCGGCCGCGCCCGGCCGCCCTCCTGGAACAGCGGGTTGGCCAGGCCGGAGGGAGTCCCGCTGGAGCTCCTGCGGGACACGGGCACTATGAGGGGCTGCTCAGGACACCCCTGGAGCTCAGCCCCGAGCACCGGGACGGGAATGTATTACCCTTTTTGCGAGCGCCGCGCCGCCCTGGCCCTCAGGAGCACCGCGCCGCCCGCCAGCCCGACCCCGGCCAGGGCCAGCACGGCCAGCCCGGCCGCCAGCACCGCGCTGCCGCTGCCTGCGGGGACCAAACCGGGCGCTGGTGAAGGAGCAGCACCGGGCAGCGGtgccagccccctccccaggccCCTCCTCGGCACCCACCTGCGGCTATGCCCGAAATCTCCTGCTCGCAGTAGGGCGCTGCCCAGCCCGGGTCGCAGTGACACTCGCGCCGGTGGTTGcacacctggggaggggacagagcaggTCAGGGcggtggcagtgccacagcgGCACCTCCGGGAGGGGCTATCGCAGCGCCTACCCCGTGGTTGTTGCACTTGGCCGAGCAGTTCTTGTCGCCGTAGACCAGCAGGTTCTGGCAGCGGCCGGCGTAGCAGACCTGGGGACAGACCGGGGGGCTCTGAGGCTGTCCCGGGGCCGGTGCTCACCCTGCCCGGCCCGGCACGGCCCCGCACGGCTCTCACCATCTCTTCGCCGCACTTAGCGCCGGTGGGCACCAGCCGCAGCTCGGCCGCCTCGCCGGCGTCGCTGCCCGCGATCACCGCCTTGCACTTGAAGCGGCCGAAGTAGTAGCCGAAGGAGTAGTAGCCGGTGCCCAGGATGGGCTGGGTCTTGTCGCTCAGGCACAGCAGCGTGCCGCATTTGACATCCCTGCGGGACACAGCCGTGAGcgcggcccggccgggctggggcatCCCCCGCACTCCCATCTGGGGCATCCCCGCACCCTCATCTGGGGCATCCCCGTCTGGGGCATCCCCCGCATCCCCATCTGGGGCATCCCCCCGCACCCCCGTCCTTActtggggctgcagggctgcttgcCGTACTCGGTCAGGCAGTGCAGGTGAACGTGCTGCTCGCTGTTTTGCTTGAAGCAGACGTCGGGAGCCACCTGCGCCTCTGCGGGACACACGGAAAATGTCATCCCGCTTTGGGATCCTGGGATGCAAGAAGGGACGGCAGCCGGACGATGCGCTGGCCCGGGGGCTGCAGGCACATCCCGCAGCCGGTGGGGCAGGAGGataggagggaagggaaggggccCTACCTGCGCCCCACAGAGCCCGGCACTGCTCGCCGTGCGAAGGGCAGGCCCCGTTGTAGCAGTAACCGCTGCCGTGCTGGCAGGAGATGCCGTTCTCCTGGAACACATCCTCGGGGCACTCGGCGCTCAGGCCGCTGCAGTGCTCGGCCAGGTCGCAGTCGTTCTTGCTGGCCCGGCAGAGCGTCCCTGCAGCCTTCACCTGCACGGGGAGCAGCGGTGTCAGCGCTGCCTGGGTGCTCTCGCTTctccagggcacagctctgggaaacGCCTCCCAGCACATCCTGGATGCTGGCACTCTGCTACCGACTGAGCCGCTCCTCCAGGGCTCGCACCGGCTCTCCCCCGGGTTAGGAGCCTGCGGATCGGGCGGCAGTACCTTGCAGTCCTGGCAGCATTCCCCGCGGGCACACTCGGCTCCCTCTCTCAGCTGGCACGTGGTGGCATTGCAGCAGCGGTCCGAGCACTCCTGCGGGACAGGGATGGAATTAAACCCTCCTGGAAGCCCCTGAAGgaccctttccttcctttcccagggGACCAGGCTGCCAAGTCACCAGGTGCCCATAGCAGGGTTAAACCACGGGCCAAAACCACAACAACATCCCAGGTGGGGACGGACATTCCTGCTGCCTCTTTATCCCCTTTACCAACACCAAACCAAAGGGCCAGAAAGGACTTTTTCAAAAGATGGACCTTGAGCTGGTTCCCTTTGCACAAGGAGAAAAAGTGAGGATTTCTGTGCTCCCTGGGGCAGGGAACATTCAGGGATTGATCCCAGAGGTATTGcctatctgtctgtctgtctgtcttaaTTCCAACATGCTGCTAGGGGTGATGAACAGCTGAGCACAACTCTTGAAAGAACAGCATGCCCCGATGTCCCCTCCTGGAGGGGGGACACCTTTGGAGGACACACTGGGGGATGTCCATCTTTCCCTAGGCTAAAATCACCGCCAGCTACACGAAGGGGGGCACACACGAACATCCTCTGCCGGTTATTTTTTGGCAGAAGCATCAGGAGCCGCACAGCTCTAAGGTCCCTGCTGGCCACCTCGGGAGGGCGTCCCCACCTGGGGCGTGCCGCAGTCGCACTGCTCCCCGCGCTCCACGAACTGGTTCCCGCACACCGGGCCCCCGTAGAGCTCGTCGGCGCGGGGCGCGTTCAGCAGGCAGCTGGTGCGGGGGTCCCCCAGGAACTGCCACATGTCCTGCTCGCTGCAGCGGCTGAAGAGCTTGGGGTACACCAGCCTGCGGGGGCACAGAACGGGACATGGTCAGCAGAAAGCCccgggggcagcaggagggacatCCATCCACTCAGAAGCATCTGTGGTTATGGGAATCGGAAAATAGGAACTTCCACAGGCACTGAAGGGGTTGATCTGCAGCCTTGGGAGAAGCTTGGattgatataaaaataaaatatagagaTTTTAAGCAGAAAAATCATAAACTTGTGTTTCTATGCCCTAAGTGAGAAACCGCACTGATAAGATGGTGAAGGTCTTATAATGTAGAAAACTGCATTGATAAAATGGTAAAGGGTTTATAGTATAGAAAACTGTATTGATAAGATGGTAAAGGGTTTATAATGTAGAAAAGTGCATTGATGAGATGGTAAAGGATTTATAATATAGAAAACAGTATTGGtaagatggtgaagggtttaTAATGTAGGGGTGTGGTCGTATAGAGTGAGCTGAGAGTTTAGAAGTTATAATAGAAGCATATAAGTGTGGCAGAAGGCCATTGGGCAAAAGTATCCACAGTGAAGTAAAGATGGTAagttagaaaagcaaaatgaacCTTGTGGCATCTGTCCATTGGGTTAGAAAGTTCTGTATTGCCTTGTAACAAGGAACTTGTGACTGCTTTAAGCTATGGCTGAGTGTTTGCTCCTCTAAAACCTCACAGCCTCTGAGACTGATGTTTATCAGAGCAATAAATGGCTCTTAGCCAGAAAATAGTCCCATCCCTTCATTACAAAGTGGTGACAATGATATGCAGTGAGATGGAGGGTTGACCATCTCACTGGTTCCACCCCCTCAGGACACCCTATCATTGgtgtttttgctgcccaggggtgtccccctgcccccttcactCACCCCACGCTCCCTGCCATGACGCAGCCCCCGTCAGCTTTGGGGACAGGGCAGCGGCAGCCGGCGACGTCCTCGTCGTGGGACATGCCCAGGTTGTGCCCCATCTCGTGGGCCATGGTGGAGGCAGCTCCGATGGGGTTCGTGCTGTGGTCCTGTGGGACAAGGAGCCCAGCCTGGGTTAGGGGCCCTTCTGGCTTCTCCATGTGTCTCCTCACGCTGCCTTTACGCTCAGGTAAAGGAAGACACAAGTTGGACAGGGTCCCTCAAGAGGCCCAGGTTGGTCTCTCGGGGCTGACAGTGAGCTTAGACTGCTCCAAAAGTGATTCTTTGTGGTGGCTCTGGGAGGTCACAGGTCCCCACAGCCAacctgtcctgctcctggggagggatgaggagcacAGCCAGTCCCTGACAGCCTCCTAAAATCCCAGATCCTGTGTCCGTGGAACTTCTCTGGGAGGCTTCCCAAGTGTATCAAAGGTACCACAGGTACCCAGCTGTGTGtccacagccccagcacctctCTGGGGGTCACTCTGATAGGGGATGGAGATGCCAGGGACCAAATCCAGCTGTGAGGCTGCAGAGGGGGACGGCTGGAGGAGGGGGTGGccctggtggcagtgcagggagggcagggcacagcaccCACCTGGTTGACGCCGCCCGAGTCCCTGGTGCACATCACCAGCTTCTTGGCCAGCCCCACGGTGTTGCCATGGAAATCAACGCCCCTGTGGGATGGAGATGATGGAGATGCcaccatggccacctgccctcgAGGGTGACAGGGTGGTGTCCCCCCACCGTGTCCTTACGTGATCAGCTGGGCGTTGTCGTGGGGCTTCTTCCTCAGCAGCTCCGACTCCCGCCAGTGCAGGAAGTTGTCCAGGGTCACCTCGGGGTTGGGGCTGACGGTGATTTTGTCCCTGTGGTTCCACACCTCCAGGCCAATGAGGGCCACCCTCAGGCGGAGGGGCTGGTACAGCTGGGGTGGGACACAGCCAGAGGGAGCCTGGAttggggctgcagcagagcagggaggtcccacctgccccaggagctgcagcccagcccaggatgCTCCTCACTGGGCAATGTCACCTCTGTCACCTCAATAAATGACACCAGCTGGGGTGGCCATGGACACAGGATTGCCCCCCAAACCTCTGGGCTCTCTCTTGGCTGGTGGAGGCTCCCACACTGCTAACCAACaactggggctggagcaaagCCACCAGGAAAGCCAGCACGGCCCAGTGCATCCCTCCCTTTGTTAGCAGCGTGAGAGTGGCCACAGGTTGGGCTCCCAGGGGTTACAGGACAAAATTTCCCTTATGGACAGAGCTGAGCCCCTCATCCTGCCCACGCTGCACGTGTGATTGGGATGGGTCACACATGGAGGGATGTGGTCACTCTGTGGGGCTGAGGTTTGCTCCAGCTCCACCACCCCACCCgtgccaggctctgtgccacctcccctgtgcccacagcGGAGCTGGGAGGGGATCCAGAGCCCTGGGCTCACCTTGTCCACGTGGTTCACGATCTCCTTCATGCGGTTCTGCACCGTGCGCAGGTCCTTGTGCTTCCTGAACTGTGGGGAGGACACAGAGAGGCTCCCAGGTGAGCTCCCCACTGCAGGTGTGACAGCAAACCCGCAGCACCATTGTCCCCACTTTACCTCCTGGTtgtctgccaccagcaccagctccacATACCGGGGACCTTTTTGGACCGGACCTGATTTCtgagagggaagaggaaaagggGGCTCAGCTTCCAGCTTGCCAAGCCACCAGCTGACCCACATCCCATGGGGTGTGTTGGATCCTGGAGGGCCTCCCAAGGTCAGCAGGTCTAGCTCAGCTCTAGGATGGTGTTTGGCTGGGTTTCAGACCTCTTCCAGCCCATGGatgctgggatgctgcagccccacatTTCTCCTCACAGACAAAAGCAAGGCAcgattcttcccaagaata includes:
- the ADAM8 gene encoding disintegrin and metalloproteinase domain-containing protein 8 codes for the protein MAPPLLLPLLPLLLLPLPVRGSRAGPEELPHVERYETVLPRELPVPRAKRELSAPPSTYPSHVLYGIRAEGREHLLWLERNRALLGQHYTETHYSANGSEITEQPDTQDHCFYQGHVRGQPDSAASISTCAGLSGFFRVNGTTFLLEPLDGAVAGRHAVYRAAHLRGKRGTCREPGASLQYDREPQIPAAMKLYRWKSGPVQKGPRYVELVLVADNQEFRKHKDLRTVQNRMKEIVNHVDKLYQPLRLRVALIGLEVWNHRDKITVSPNPEVTLDNFLHWRESELLRKKPHDNAQLITGVDFHGNTVGLAKKLVMCTRDSGGVNQDHSTNPIGAASTMAHEMGHNLGMSHDEDVAGCRCPVPKADGGCVMAGSVGLVYPKLFSRCSEQDMWQFLGDPRTSCLLNAPRADELYGGPVCGNQFVERGEQCDCGTPQECSDRCCNATTCQLREGAECARGECCQDCKVKAAGTLCRASKNDCDLAEHCSGLSAECPEDVFQENGISCQHGSGYCYNGACPSHGEQCRALWGAEAQVAPDVCFKQNSEQHVHLHCLTEYGKQPCSPKDVKCGTLLCLSDKTQPILGTGYYSFGYYFGRFKCKAVIAGSDAGEAAELRLVPTGAKCGEEMVCYAGRCQNLLVYGDKNCSAKCNNHGVCNHRRECHCDPGWAAPYCEQEISGIAAGSGSAVLAAGLAVLALAGVGLAGGAVLLRARAARRSQKGSSSGTPSGLANPLFQEGGRARPGRRQLSRGDIGQPSLLSSTAAPRVTRAHSPVLAPRPPGPPRCLPEWPPQAKPKPPSKPLPALKSKAPSQGEGPPVPTLPPSPFQRCPPPKVALKPPPGRR